In Malus sylvestris chromosome 15, drMalSylv7.2, whole genome shotgun sequence, a single genomic region encodes these proteins:
- the LOC126601586 gene encoding serine/threonine protein phosphatase 2A 57 kDa regulatory subunit B' kappa isoform-like has product MLKQILSKLPRKSSKSDSLDSAGSDSGNNTPNLGSGFQCTIGGSSLTSKLNVVKRVSSAVFPSSIAAGAEAVEPHLSFKEVSNPQKHSLFISKLNLCCEFVDSSDPVKQDLKRETLIELVDYVSSGTVKFTEPAISAVCKMCAVNLFRVFPPKYRSNFTGGETDDEEPMFDPSWSYLQIVYDLLVRFISYTSLDIKVAKKHVDHSFIVKLLDLFDSEDPRERDCLKTILHRIYGKFMVHRPFIRKAVSNIIYRFVFETERHNGISELLEIFGSVISGFALPLKEEHKIFLWRALIPLHKPKSVGIYHQQLTYCVVQFIDKDPKLASTVIKGLLKFWPVTNSQKELMFLSELEEVLEMTSMDEFQRIMVPLFRRIRCCLNSSHYQVAERAHLLWNNEHILNLIAHNRQVIFPLVFPAIERNTQNHWNQAVLNLTLNVKKTFCDMDEELVLACQFKLEEENIRSSAAAEKRRLTWERLETAAGVQPVACNFLSPIKPPACPVVC; this is encoded by the exons ATGCTGAAGCAAATTCTAAGCAAACTTCCTCGCAAGTCGTCAAAATCTGATTCACTAGATTCTGCAGGGAGTGATTCTGGCAACAATACTCCCAATTTGGGGAGTGGGTTCCAATGTACAATTGGTGGGAGTTCTCTTACAAGCAAATTAAATGTTGTCAAGCGAGTGTCTTCAGCAGTTTTCCCGTCAAGCATTGCAGCTGGAGCTGAGGCAGTGGAGCCCCATCTATCCTTCAAGGAGGTTTCCAACCCTCAGAAGCATAGTCTATTTATCAGTAAGCTGAACCTTTGCTGTGAGTTTGTTGATTCCAGTGATCCAGTTAAGCAAGATCTCAAACGCGAAACATTGATAGAACTTGTTGATTATGTTTCTTCTGGGACTGTGAAGTTCACTGAACCAGCAATTTCTGCTGTGTGTAAAATGTGTGCAGTCAACCTGTTTAGAGTTTTTCCACCTAAGTACCGATCTAATTTTACTGGGGGTGAAACAGATGATGAAGAACCAATGTTTGATCCTTCTTGGTCATACCTGCAAATTGTGTATGATCTTCTGGTTCGGTTTATCAGTTATACTTCACTTGACATAAAGGTGGCAAAAAAGCATGTGGATCACTCTTTTATCGTAAAATTACTTGACCTCTTTGACTCTGAGGACCCAAGAGAAAGAGACTGTTTGAAAACCATTCTGCATAGGATTTATGGAAAGTTCATGGTACACAGACCCTTTATTCGGAAAGCTGTCAGCAATATCATATATCGTTTTGTTTTCGAAACTGAAAGGCATAATGGAATTTCTGAGCTGTTGGAAATTTTTGGAAGTGTAATTAGTGGGTTTGCTTTGCCATTGAAGGAGGAACACAAGATATTTTTGTGGAGGGCTCTTATTCCTCTACACAAACCAAAGTCAGTGGGTATTTATCATCAGCAATTGACATATTGTGTTGTACAGTTCATAGATAAGGATCCGAAGTTGGCAAGTACTGTAATAAAGGGTTTGTTGAAGTTCTGGCCTGTAACAAATAGCCAGAAGGAGTTGATGTTTCTAAGTGAGTTAGAAGAGGTTTTGGAAATGACTAGCATGGATGAGTTTCAAAGGATCATGGTTCCATTGTTCCGGCGCATAAGATGCTGCCTCAATAGTTCTCATTACCAG GTGGCTGAACGAGCCCACTTGCTGTGGAACAATGAACACATCCTTAACCTTATCGCACATAACCGCCAGGTAATCTTTCCTCTTGTCTTCCCAGCTATTGAGCGAAACACCCAAAACCACTGGAATCAAGCAGTGCTGAACCTGACCCTCAATGTGAAGAAGACATTTTGCGATATGGATGAGGAGCTGGTACTTGCCTGTCAATTTAAGTTGGAGGAGGAAAATATAAGGTCAAGCGCCGCAGCTGAGAAGCGAAGGTTA
- the LOC126601592 gene encoding auxin-responsive protein IAA1-like produces MSANESMEFKDTELTLGLPGTTSDYNHPRVFGGFNFKISSSNSSSKKRGFMDTVDQISLQKSSAASEPLGSSSSSSSCTTTTSVIKAPAAKARIVGWPPVRSMRQKALVVVRSIRKYVKVSADGAPYLRKLDLEMYRSYQELLRALERMFPSLTISGKCIEDSNEVMKPAAKGMDQYVLTYEDKDGDWMLVGDVPWKMFMESCKRIRLMKSSEAVGIAPRAQIPS; encoded by the exons ATGTCAGCAAATGAAAGCATGGAGTTTAAGGACACTGAGCTCACCTTAGGGTTACCTGGTACGACGTCAGATTACAACCATCCTCGTGTCTTTGGAGGGTTCAACTTCAAGATAAGTAGTAGTAATAGCAGTTCGAAGAAACGTGGTTTCATGGATACCGTTGATCAAATTAGCCTGCAGAAAAGCTCTGCAGCCAGCGAACCACTTGGCAGCTCATCATCTAGTAGTAGTTGTACAACAACTACCTCCGTCATCAAAGCCCCAGCTGCAAA AGCAAGAATAGTTGGGTGGCCGCCGGTAAGATCGATGAGACAGAAGGCGTTGGTGGTGGTGCGGAGCATCAGAAAGTATGTTAAAGTGAGCGCAGATGGAGCTCCTTATCTACGTAAACTAGACTTGGAGATGTACAGAAGTTATCAAGAGCTATTGAGAGCATTAGAGCGAATGTTCCCTTCCTTAACCATAAGTG GTAAGTGTATTGAGGATAGCAATGAGGTTATGAAACCTGCAGCGAAAGGAATGGATCAATATGTGTTGACATATGAAGACAAGGATGGAGACTGGATGTTAGTTGGAGACGTCCCTTGGAA GATGTTTATGGAATCATGCAAGCGTATTCGGTTGATGAAAAGTTCAGAAGCTGTTGGGATAG CTCCAAGGGCTCAGATTCCTTCCTGA